One stretch of Mycolicibacterium fallax DNA includes these proteins:
- a CDS encoding DUF3566 domain-containing protein, protein MTSPNESGSTTPSEPAGGSGQRTGEHAARPVPRPGEAGAPVPRLTESGEAPPWQRGSGRAQTSGPRPVAEPDARAKARVTAHTGPAEPKRPAADAEGARAEAGRPDGARPEPGRAEATRGKDFGSELPDLSGPRPVRKPAADREQESSRPAGRLQVGARSKTSGPVRASMQIRRIDPWSTLKVSLLLSVALFFVWMIAVAILYLVLGGMGVWTKLNSNVGDLLNSAGGTGGELVSAGSIFGGSLLIGLVNIVVLTALATIGAFVYNLSTDIVGGIEVTLADRD, encoded by the coding sequence GTGACGTCACCGAATGAGTCCGGATCGACGACGCCGTCGGAACCCGCCGGCGGCAGCGGGCAGCGGACGGGTGAGCACGCCGCCCGCCCGGTGCCCCGGCCCGGTGAGGCCGGCGCGCCGGTGCCGCGGCTGACCGAGTCCGGCGAGGCGCCGCCCTGGCAGCGCGGTTCGGGACGGGCGCAGACCTCGGGTCCGCGCCCGGTCGCCGAGCCGGACGCCCGGGCCAAGGCCCGGGTGACCGCGCACACCGGCCCGGCCGAGCCCAAGCGGCCCGCCGCCGACGCGGAGGGCGCTCGCGCCGAGGCCGGCCGCCCGGACGGTGCCCGTCCGGAGCCTGGACGCGCGGAGGCGACCCGCGGCAAGGATTTCGGCAGTGAACTGCCGGACCTGTCCGGTCCGCGGCCGGTCCGCAAGCCGGCGGCCGACCGGGAGCAGGAGTCCTCGCGGCCGGCCGGCCGACTTCAGGTGGGTGCGCGGTCCAAGACCTCCGGTCCGGTGCGCGCCAGCATGCAGATTCGCCGGATCGACCCGTGGAGCACCCTGAAGGTGTCGCTGCTGCTGTCGGTGGCGCTGTTCTTCGTCTGGATGATCGCGGTGGCGATCCTCTACCTGGTGCTCGGCGGCATGGGGGTGTGGACCAAGCTGAACAGCAACGTCGGCGACCTGCTGAACAGCGCGGGCGGGACCGGCGGTGAACTGGTCTCGGCGGGCTCCATCTTCGGTGGGTCCCTGCTGATCGGCCTGGTGAACATCGTGGTGCTGACCGCGCTGGCGACCATCGGGGCCTTCGTCTACAACCTGAGTACCGACATCGTGGGCGGAATCGAGGTCACCCTGGCCGACCGGGATTAG
- the recF gene encoding DNA replication/repair protein RecF (All proteins in this family for which functions are known are DNA-binding proteins that assist the filamentation of RecA onto DNA for the initiation of recombination or recombinational repair.), with protein MYVRQLALRDFRSWSAVDLELSPGRTVFVGSNGFGKTNLIEALWYSATLGSHRVASDAPLIRSGAERAVVSTIVVNEGRELAVDLEIVTGRANKARLNRSPVRSPREVIGAVQAVLFAPEDLALVRGEPGERRRYLDDLATLRRPRIAGVRADYDKVLKQRTALLKSATGGRWHRDPGVISTLEVWDQQLVAHGAQLIAARLELITELAPQLVGAYHRLAPASRAAAIGYRSAVPAIGEGTASTVADLETALLEELARRRTAELERGICLVGPHRDDLELRLGDQLAKGFASHGESWSMALSLRLASYELLRSEGTEPVLLLDDVFAELDVARRRALAEVAAAAEQVLITAAVGDDIPDNWDARRIGIDLRDVDGQRTSAMIE; from the coding sequence GTGTACGTACGTCAGCTCGCGTTGCGGGACTTTCGGTCCTGGTCCGCGGTGGATCTCGAATTGTCGCCGGGCCGAACGGTATTCGTCGGCTCCAACGGTTTTGGCAAGACGAATCTGATCGAGGCGCTGTGGTACAGCGCGACGCTCGGTTCGCACCGGGTGGCCAGTGATGCGCCGCTGATCCGGTCCGGCGCCGAGCGCGCGGTGGTCTCCACGATCGTCGTCAACGAGGGCCGCGAGCTGGCCGTCGACCTGGAGATTGTCACGGGCCGGGCCAACAAGGCCCGGTTGAACCGGTCGCCGGTGCGCAGTCCCCGCGAGGTGATCGGGGCGGTCCAGGCGGTGTTGTTCGCCCCCGAAGATCTGGCGTTGGTGCGCGGTGAACCGGGGGAACGACGGCGCTATCTCGACGACCTGGCGACGTTGCGCCGGCCGCGGATCGCCGGGGTTCGGGCGGATTACGACAAGGTGCTCAAGCAGCGCACCGCGTTGCTGAAGTCGGCGACCGGGGGCCGCTGGCACCGCGATCCCGGTGTCATCTCGACCCTGGAGGTGTGGGACCAGCAGTTGGTCGCGCACGGCGCGCAGCTGATTGCGGCCAGGCTCGAGTTGATCACCGAGCTCGCTCCGCAACTCGTCGGCGCCTATCACCGGTTGGCGCCGGCGTCGCGGGCCGCGGCCATCGGCTACCGCAGTGCGGTTCCGGCGATCGGCGAGGGAACCGCGAGTACCGTCGCGGATCTGGAAACCGCACTGCTGGAGGAACTCGCCCGTCGCAGAACTGCCGAGCTGGAGCGCGGGATATGCCTGGTCGGGCCGCATCGCGACGACCTGGAGCTGCGGCTGGGGGACCAACTCGCGAAGGGATTCGCCAGCCACGGCGAATCCTGGTCGATGGCGCTGTCGCTGCGGCTGGCCTCCTATGAACTGCTCCGCTCGGAGGGCACCGAGCCGGTCCTGCTGCTCGACGATGTGTTCGCCGAGCTCGATGTGGCGCGGCGCCGGGCGTTGGCCGAGGTCGCCGCGGCCGCCGAGCAGGTGTTGATCACCGCGGCGGTCGGCGACGACATCCCGGATAATTGGGATGCCCGCCGGATCGGCATCGACCTGCGGGATGTCGACGGACAGCGAACATCGGCGATGATCGAATGA
- a CDS encoding PH domain-containing protein, with amino-acid sequence MAAAGQTEWAPAPASIVALGVGGAALLACGLTLVTDEPGKWLAVLVGSGLLLFAAATWRSRPTLAITADGLVLRGWFGAQTLTREDLELIRVTEFRRFGRRQRMLELEAAGEWLRVYTRWDLGTDPIAVLDALTAAGYAAPRAPRPPK; translated from the coding sequence ATGGCCGCGGCCGGACAGACTGAGTGGGCGCCGGCCCCAGCCAGCATTGTCGCGCTGGGTGTCGGCGGCGCCGCGCTGCTGGCCTGCGGGCTGACGCTCGTCACCGACGAGCCGGGTAAGTGGCTGGCTGTGCTGGTGGGCTCGGGCCTGCTGCTGTTCGCCGCGGCGACCTGGCGGTCCCGTCCGACGCTGGCCATCACCGCCGACGGCCTGGTGCTGCGCGGCTGGTTCGGCGCGCAGACCCTGACCCGGGAAGATCTGGAGCTGATCCGGGTCACCGAGTTCCGACGGTTCGGCCGTCGGCAGCGGATGCTCGAGCTGGAGGCCGCCGGCGAATGGTTGCGGGTTTACACCCGCTGGGATCTGGGCACCGACCCGATCGCCGTGCTGGACGCGCTGACCGCCGCCGGCTACGCCGCACCCCGCGCGCCGCGTCCGCCCAAATAG
- a CDS encoding DUF721 family protein: MTADNENQPGTGAEDPDAPRGMDLVRRALEEARGAARTQGKDVGRGRYSPAEPRKDRSSGRRRRWSGPGPDSRDPQPFASASRDLAKSRGWTPRVAEGTVLGQWSVVVGEDISAHASPTGLRDGILSITAESTAWATQLRHMQAQLLAKIAAAVGDGVVTSLRITGPAGPSWRKGPRSMPGGRGPRDTYG; the protein is encoded by the coding sequence ATGACTGCGGACAACGAGAACCAGCCGGGCACCGGCGCCGAGGATCCGGATGCGCCCCGGGGCATGGATCTGGTTCGCCGCGCCCTCGAGGAGGCCCGCGGTGCGGCGCGCACCCAGGGCAAGGATGTCGGTCGTGGCCGGTACTCCCCCGCCGAACCCCGGAAAGACCGCAGTTCCGGTCGGCGGCGGCGCTGGTCCGGGCCGGGCCCGGACAGCCGCGACCCACAGCCCTTCGCCTCGGCGAGCCGCGACCTGGCCAAATCACGGGGCTGGACACCACGGGTGGCGGAAGGAACGGTGCTGGGCCAGTGGTCGGTGGTGGTCGGTGAGGACATCTCCGCGCACGCCAGCCCGACCGGTCTGCGGGACGGAATACTGAGTATCACTGCGGAATCAACGGCCTGGGCCACCCAGTTGCGGCATATGCAGGCGCAACTTTTGGCCAAGATCGCCGCGGCGGTCGGGGACGGCGTGGTGACCAGCCTGCGGATCACCGGGCCGGCGGGGCCGTCCTGGCGCAAAGGGCCGCGCAGCATGCCCGGGGGTCGCGGACCCCGCGACACCTACGGCTGA
- the cwsA gene encoding cell wall synthesis protein CwsA → MTSTLEARLTPGRRLTRGLANTAMGPVDIGRGIVGLGVASARAATANAQVRLQRAQLHRQIEVAQQLVSEELSAAQEVVAGLPEAITQAGKSRRVRRIGLIAGITLVSLAGAAIAVTVIRRSQQPEPSPLPPSVEVDPRP, encoded by the coding sequence ATGACTTCGACCTTGGAGGCCCGGCTGACGCCCGGGCGGCGACTGACCCGTGGCCTGGCCAATACCGCGATGGGCCCGGTTGACATCGGCCGCGGCATCGTCGGGCTGGGTGTGGCCAGCGCGCGAGCAGCCACCGCCAACGCCCAGGTTCGCTTGCAGCGCGCGCAACTGCACCGCCAGATCGAGGTCGCCCAGCAGTTGGTGTCCGAGGAGCTCTCCGCCGCCCAGGAGGTGGTGGCCGGTCTGCCCGAGGCCATCACACAGGCCGGCAAGTCCCGGCGGGTGCGCCGCATCGGCCTGATCGCCGGCATCACTTTGGTCTCCCTCGCCGGGGCGGCGATCGCCGTCACGGTGATCCGCCGCTCGCAGCAGCCCGAGCCCTCACCGCTGCCGCCGAGCGTGGAGGTCGATCCGCGGCCCTAG
- a CDS encoding aminodeoxychorismate/anthranilate synthase component II translates to MQILVVDNYDSFVFNLVQYLGQLGVTAQVWRNDDERLADPARVAAEFDGVLLSPGPGTPERAGASIALVRACADAGTPLLGVCLGHQSIGVAFGATVDRAPELLHGKTSTVFHSNVGVLQGLSSPFTATRYHSLTILPDTVPAVLEVTGATEGGVIMAVRHVDLPIHGVQFHPESILTEGGHRMLANWLGYCGQRPDEALVARLEDEVRATVAAATAHA, encoded by the coding sequence GTGCAGATCTTGGTCGTCGACAACTACGACAGCTTCGTGTTCAACCTGGTGCAGTACCTGGGCCAGTTGGGCGTGACGGCGCAGGTCTGGCGCAACGACGACGAGCGGTTGGCCGACCCGGCCCGGGTCGCCGCGGAGTTCGACGGGGTGTTGCTGAGCCCCGGGCCCGGAACCCCGGAGCGTGCCGGCGCGTCCATCGCCCTGGTCCGGGCCTGCGCGGACGCCGGTACCCCGCTGCTCGGCGTGTGCCTGGGGCACCAGTCGATCGGGGTGGCCTTCGGTGCCACCGTGGACCGCGCCCCCGAGCTGCTGCATGGCAAGACGAGCACCGTGTTCCACTCGAATGTCGGTGTGCTGCAAGGACTTTCCAGTCCCTTTACCGCAACCCGGTACCACTCGCTGACCATCCTGCCGGACACCGTGCCCGCGGTGCTTGAGGTCACCGGCGCCACCGAGGGCGGCGTCATCATGGCGGTTCGGCACGTCGACCTGCCGATCCACGGGGTGCAGTTTCATCCCGAGTCGATCCTCACCGAGGGCGGCCACCGGATGCTGGCCAACTGGCTCGGCTACTGCGGGCAGCGCCCCGACGAGGCGCTGGTGGCCCGGCTGGAGGACGAGGTCCGCGCGACCGTGGCCGCCGCGACCGCCCACGCCTGA
- a CDS encoding peptidylprolyl isomerase, producing MADCAAVTSPIQTATATLHTNRGDIKIALFGNHAPKTVANFVGLAQGTKEYTTENASGGSSGPFYDGSVFHRVIDGFMIQGGDPTGTGRGGPGYRFADEFHPELVFDKPYLLAMANAGPGTNGSQFFVTVGQTPHLNRRHTIFGEVVDPESQKVVDAIATTATDRSDRPAEPVVIESITIA from the coding sequence GTGGCAGACTGTGCAGCCGTGACCAGTCCCATTCAGACCGCAACCGCCACGCTGCACACCAATCGCGGCGACATAAAGATCGCGCTGTTCGGCAACCATGCCCCCAAGACCGTCGCCAACTTCGTCGGCCTGGCCCAGGGCACCAAGGAGTACACCACCGAGAACGCCTCCGGCGGCAGCTCCGGACCGTTCTACGACGGCTCGGTGTTCCACCGGGTCATCGACGGCTTCATGATCCAGGGCGGCGACCCGACCGGCACCGGCCGCGGCGGCCCGGGCTACCGGTTCGCCGACGAGTTCCACCCCGAGCTGGTCTTCGACAAGCCGTACCTGCTGGCGATGGCGAACGCCGGGCCCGGCACCAACGGCTCGCAGTTCTTCGTCACCGTCGGTCAGACCCCGCACCTGAACCGTCGCCACACCATCTTCGGTGAGGTTGTCGACCCGGAGTCGCAGAAGGTCGTCGACGCGATCGCCACCACCGCCACCGACCGGTCGGATCGGCCCGCCGAGCCGGTGGTCATCGAGTCGATCACCATCGCCTAG
- the gyrB gene encoding DNA topoisomerase (ATP-hydrolyzing) subunit B: MAAQKKNAPAEYGADSIKVLEGLEAVRKRPGMYIGSTGERGLHHLVWEVVDNAVDEAMAGYASKVDVRILENGGIQVTDDGRGIPVAMHATGIPTVDVVMTVLHAGGKFEEGAYQVSGGLHGVGVSVVNALSTRLEADICKDGHEWFQVYNRSVPGTLRQGEKTTKTGSTIRFWADPDIFETTVYDFETIARRLQEMAFLNKGLTIELTDERVTPDEVVDEVVSDTAEAPKTAEQQEAEKSAPHKVKHRVFHYPGGLVDYVKHINRTKSPIQQSIIDFEGKGTGHEVEIAMQWNSGYSESVHTFANTINTHEGGTHEEGFRSALTSVVNKYAKDKKLLKDKDPNLSGDDIREGLAAVISVKVSDPQFEGQTKTKLGNTEVKSFVQKTCNEQLTHWFEANPAEAKTVVNKAVSSAQARLAARKARELVRRKSATDLGGLPGKLADCRSTDPKRSELYVVEGDSAGGSAKSGRDSMFQAILPLRGKIINVEKSRIDRVLKNTEVQAIITALGTGIHDEFDIEKLRYHKIVLMADADVDGQHISTLLLTLLFRFMRPLIENGHVYLAQPPLYKLKWQRQEPEFAYSDRDRDALLKAGAESGKKINKDDGIQRYKGLGEMDAKELWETTMDPSVRVLRQITLDDAASADELFSILMGEDVEARRSFITRNAKDVRFLDV, encoded by the coding sequence GTGGCTGCCCAGAAGAAGAACGCTCCCGCCGAGTACGGCGCCGACTCCATCAAGGTTCTCGAGGGTCTGGAAGCGGTCCGCAAACGTCCGGGCATGTACATCGGCTCCACCGGCGAGCGCGGTCTGCACCACCTGGTCTGGGAAGTCGTCGACAACGCGGTCGACGAGGCGATGGCCGGTTACGCCAGCAAGGTCGACGTCCGCATTCTGGAAAACGGCGGCATTCAGGTCACCGACGACGGCCGCGGCATCCCCGTCGCGATGCACGCGACCGGCATCCCGACCGTCGACGTCGTGATGACCGTGCTGCACGCCGGCGGAAAGTTCGAAGAGGGCGCCTACCAGGTTTCCGGTGGTCTGCACGGTGTCGGTGTGTCCGTCGTCAACGCGTTGTCGACGCGGCTGGAAGCCGATATCTGTAAGGACGGCCACGAGTGGTTCCAGGTTTACAACCGGTCGGTCCCCGGCACCCTGCGTCAGGGCGAGAAGACCACGAAGACCGGCAGCACCATCCGATTCTGGGCGGATCCGGACATCTTCGAGACCACCGTCTATGACTTCGAGACCATTGCGCGGCGGCTGCAGGAGATGGCCTTCCTCAACAAGGGCCTGACCATCGAACTCACCGACGAGCGGGTCACTCCCGACGAGGTGGTGGACGAGGTGGTCAGCGACACCGCCGAAGCGCCCAAGACCGCCGAGCAGCAAGAAGCCGAGAAGTCCGCGCCGCACAAGGTCAAGCACCGGGTCTTCCACTACCCCGGCGGCCTGGTCGACTACGTCAAGCACATCAACCGGACCAAGAGCCCGATTCAGCAGAGCATCATCGACTTCGAGGGCAAGGGTACCGGCCACGAGGTCGAGATCGCCATGCAGTGGAACTCCGGCTACTCCGAATCCGTGCACACCTTCGCCAACACCATCAACACCCACGAGGGCGGCACCCACGAGGAGGGCTTCCGTTCCGCGTTGACCTCGGTGGTGAACAAGTACGCCAAGGACAAGAAGCTCCTCAAGGACAAGGACCCCAACCTCTCCGGCGATGACATCCGCGAGGGACTCGCCGCGGTCATCTCGGTGAAGGTCAGCGATCCGCAGTTCGAGGGTCAGACCAAGACCAAGCTGGGTAACACCGAGGTCAAGTCGTTCGTCCAGAAGACCTGCAACGAGCAGCTCACCCACTGGTTCGAGGCAAACCCGGCTGAAGCCAAAACCGTTGTCAACAAAGCAGTTTCATCTGCCCAAGCCCGGCTCGCCGCACGTAAGGCCCGTGAATTGGTGCGGCGCAAGAGCGCAACCGATCTCGGCGGCCTGCCGGGCAAGTTGGCGGACTGCCGATCGACCGATCCGAAGCGTTCGGAACTGTACGTGGTGGAGGGCGACTCCGCCGGTGGCTCGGCCAAGAGCGGCCGCGACTCGATGTTCCAGGCGATCCTGCCGCTGCGCGGCAAGATCATCAACGTCGAAAAGTCCCGTATCGACCGGGTTTTGAAGAACACCGAAGTCCAGGCGATCATCACCGCGCTGGGCACCGGTATCCACGACGAATTCGACATCGAGAAGCTGCGCTATCACAAGATCGTGCTGATGGCCGATGCCGACGTCGACGGCCAGCACATCTCGACGCTGCTGCTCACGCTGCTGTTCCGGTTCATGCGTCCACTGATCGAGAACGGCCACGTCTATCTGGCGCAACCGCCGCTGTACAAGCTGAAATGGCAACGCCAGGAACCGGAATTCGCCTACTCCGATCGCGACCGCGACGCGCTGCTGAAGGCCGGCGCCGAGAGCGGCAAGAAGATCAACAAGGACGACGGCATTCAGCGTTACAAGGGTCTTGGTGAGATGGACGCCAAGGAACTCTGGGAGACCACCATGGATCCGTCCGTTCGGGTGCTGCGCCAGATCACCCTCGACGATGCCGCATCAGCCGACGAATTGTTCTCGATCCTGATGGGCGAGGACGTCGAGGCGCGCCGCAGCTTCATCACCCGGAACGCCAAAGACGTTCGCTTCCTTGACGTTTAA
- a CDS encoding DUF881 domain-containing protein, translating to MTPPRRSPWRFGVPVVCLSAGLLLAATHGVSDGADIRRSDAPRLVDLVRDSQRSVDRLTDERDRLVGEVDSFHGRSADAALAAMKLRSAELSEVAGLDPVHGSGLVVTLTDAQRDANGRFPRDASPDDLVVHQQDITAVLNALWSAGAEGIQIQDQRLIAGSSPRCVGNTLLLGGRTYSPPYTISAVGDPAAMQAALAAAPLVTLYRQYVVRFGLGYREEVRDNLQLVGHVEPVRMAHAVPLGPIPY from the coding sequence ATGACCCCGCCGCGCCGATCACCGTGGCGATTCGGCGTCCCGGTGGTCTGTTTGTCGGCCGGTTTACTGCTCGCGGCCACCCACGGGGTGTCCGACGGGGCAGACATCCGGCGCAGTGATGCACCCCGGTTGGTGGACCTGGTTCGTGACTCCCAGCGCTCGGTCGATCGCCTGACCGACGAACGCGATCGGCTGGTCGGCGAGGTCGACAGCTTCCACGGCCGCTCCGCCGACGCGGCGCTGGCCGCGATGAAGCTCCGGTCGGCCGAACTGTCCGAGGTCGCCGGGCTGGACCCGGTGCACGGTTCCGGGCTGGTGGTGACCCTGACCGACGCCCAGCGCGACGCCAACGGCCGCTTCCCCCGCGACGCCTCCCCCGACGACCTGGTCGTGCACCAGCAGGACATCACCGCGGTGCTGAACGCGCTGTGGAGCGCCGGAGCCGAGGGGATCCAGATTCAGGACCAGCGGCTCATCGCGGGCTCGTCACCGCGCTGCGTCGGTAACACGCTGCTGCTGGGCGGGCGCACGTACAGTCCCCCGTACACCATCTCCGCGGTCGGCGACCCCGCCGCCATGCAGGCGGCGCTGGCCGCCGCTCCCCTGGTGACGCTGTACCGCCAGTACGTGGTGCGGTTCGGGCTGGGCTATCGCGAGGAAGTCCGCGACAACCTGCAACTGGTCGGGCACGTCGAGCCGGTGCGGATGGCCCACGCGGTGCCGCTGGGCCCCATCCCCTACTGA
- the crgA gene encoding cell division protein CrgA gives MPKSKVRKKTDFTVRSVSRTPVKVKSGPSSVWFVALFIGLMLFGLLWLIVFQLGASGLDVPAVLQWMADLGALNYAIAFAFMITGLLLTMRWR, from the coding sequence ATGCCCAAGTCAAAGGTCCGCAAGAAGACAGATTTCACCGTCAGGTCGGTGAGCCGTACCCCGGTGAAGGTCAAGAGTGGGCCCTCCAGCGTGTGGTTTGTCGCGCTGTTCATCGGTTTGATGCTGTTCGGCCTGCTCTGGTTGATCGTGTTCCAGCTCGGCGCCAGCGGCCTCGACGTGCCCGCGGTGCTGCAGTGGATGGCCGACCTGGGCGCGTTGAACTACGCGATCGCGTTCGCCTTCATGATCACCGGGCTGCTGCTGACCATGCGGTGGCGGTGA
- the gyrA gene encoding DNA gyrase subunit A, producing the protein MTDTTLPPGDGPADRIEPVDIQLEMQNSYIDYAMSVIVGRALPEVRDGLKPVHRRVLYAMYDSGFRPDRSHAKSARSVAETMGNYHPHGDSSIYDTLVRMAQPWSLRYPLVDGQGNFGSPGNDPAAAMRYTEARLTPLAMEMLREIDEETVDFIPNYDGRVQEPTVLPSRFPNLLANGSGGIAVGMATNIPPHNLRELAEAVYWCLEHHEADEEATLEAMMERVKGPDFPTHGLIVGSSGISDAYRTGRGSIRMRGVAEIEEDNRGRSSLVITELPYQVNHDNFITSIADQVRDGKLAGISNIEDQSSDRVGLRIVVELKRDAVAKVVLNNLYKHTQLQTSFGANMLSIVDGVPRTLRLDQMIRYYVAHQLDVIIRRTTYRLRKANERAHILRGLVKALDALDEVIALIRASANADVARSGLMELLDVDEIQAQAILDMQLRRLAALERQRIIDDLAKIEAEIADLEDILARPERQRGIVRDELVELVEKYGDDRRTRIIGAEGEVTDEDLIAREDVVVTITETGYAKRTKTDLYRSQKRGGKGVQGAGLKQDDIVAHFFVCSTHDWILFFTTQGRVYRAKAYDLPEALRTARGQHVANLLAFQPEERIAQVIQIKSYEDAPYLVLATRNGLVKKSRLTDFDSNRSGGIVAINLRDGDELVGAVLCSAEEDLLLVSGNGQSIRFSATDEALRPMGRATSGVQGMRFNEDDRLLSLNVVQEGTYLLVATSGGYAKRTAIDEYTVQGRGGKGILTIQYDKRRGALVGALIVDDDSELYAITSGGGVIRTTARQVRKAGRQTKGVRLMNLGEGDTLIAIARNAEESEDFDPAADGE; encoded by the coding sequence ATGACAGACACCACGCTTCCGCCCGGAGACGGCCCCGCCGACCGGATCGAACCGGTCGACATTCAGCTGGAGATGCAGAACAGCTACATCGATTACGCGATGAGCGTGATCGTCGGGCGCGCGCTGCCCGAGGTCCGCGACGGCCTCAAGCCGGTGCACCGCCGGGTGCTGTACGCCATGTACGACTCCGGCTTCCGGCCGGATCGCAGCCATGCCAAATCCGCCCGTTCGGTGGCCGAGACGATGGGTAACTACCACCCGCACGGCGACTCGTCGATCTACGACACCCTGGTGCGGATGGCCCAGCCCTGGTCGCTGCGCTACCCGCTGGTCGACGGTCAGGGCAACTTCGGTTCCCCGGGCAACGACCCGGCCGCCGCCATGCGCTACACCGAAGCTCGGCTTACCCCGCTGGCGATGGAGATGCTGCGCGAAATCGACGAGGAGACAGTCGATTTCATTCCCAACTACGACGGCAGGGTGCAGGAGCCGACGGTTCTGCCGAGCCGGTTCCCGAACTTGCTGGCCAACGGCTCCGGCGGCATCGCCGTCGGCATGGCCACCAACATCCCGCCGCACAACCTGCGCGAGCTGGCCGAGGCGGTCTACTGGTGCCTGGAGCACCACGAGGCCGACGAGGAGGCCACCCTCGAGGCGATGATGGAGCGGGTCAAGGGACCCGACTTCCCCACCCACGGGCTGATCGTCGGCTCCTCGGGCATCTCCGATGCGTACCGGACCGGCCGCGGCTCGATCCGGATGCGCGGCGTGGCCGAGATCGAGGAGGACAACCGCGGGCGCAGCTCGCTGGTCATCACCGAGTTGCCGTACCAGGTCAACCACGACAACTTCATCACCTCGATCGCCGACCAGGTGCGCGACGGCAAGCTGGCCGGCATCTCCAACATCGAGGACCAGTCCAGCGATCGGGTCGGCCTGCGCATCGTCGTCGAGCTCAAGCGCGACGCGGTGGCCAAGGTGGTGCTGAACAACCTCTACAAGCACACCCAGCTGCAGACCAGCTTCGGGGCGAACATGCTGTCCATCGTCGACGGGGTCCCCCGGACCCTGCGGCTGGACCAGATGATCCGCTACTACGTCGCCCACCAACTCGACGTCATCATCCGCCGGACCACCTACCGGCTGCGCAAGGCCAATGAGCGGGCCCACATCCTGCGCGGCCTGGTCAAGGCCCTCGACGCCCTCGACGAGGTCATCGCGCTGATCCGGGCGTCGGCGAACGCCGACGTGGCCCGCAGCGGCCTGATGGAGCTGCTCGACGTCGACGAGATTCAGGCCCAGGCCATCTTGGACATGCAGCTGCGGCGGCTGGCCGCGCTGGAGCGCCAGCGGATCATCGACGATCTGGCCAAGATCGAGGCCGAGATCGCCGACCTGGAGGACATCCTGGCCAGGCCGGAGCGCCAGCGCGGCATCGTCCGCGACGAGCTCGTCGAGCTGGTCGAGAAGTACGGCGACGACCGGCGGACCCGGATCATCGGCGCCGAGGGCGAGGTGACCGACGAGGATCTGATCGCCCGCGAGGACGTCGTCGTCACCATCACCGAGACCGGCTACGCCAAGCGGACCAAGACCGACCTGTACCGCAGCCAGAAGCGCGGCGGCAAGGGCGTGCAGGGCGCCGGACTCAAGCAGGACGACATCGTGGCGCACTTCTTCGTGTGCTCCACCCACGACTGGATCCTGTTCTTCACCACCCAGGGCCGGGTGTACCGGGCCAAGGCCTACGACCTGCCCGAGGCGTTGCGGACCGCACGCGGCCAGCACGTGGCGAACCTGCTGGCGTTCCAGCCCGAGGAGCGCATCGCGCAGGTCATCCAGATCAAGAGCTACGAGGACGCTCCGTATCTGGTGCTGGCGACCCGCAACGGGCTGGTGAAGAAGTCGCGCCTGACCGACTTCGACTCCAACCGCTCCGGCGGGATCGTGGCGATCAACCTGCGCGACGGCGACGAACTGGTCGGCGCGGTGCTGTGCTCGGCCGAGGAGGATCTGCTGCTGGTGTCCGGCAACGGCCAGTCGATCCGGTTCTCCGCCACCGACGAGGCGCTGCGGCCGATGGGCCGGGCCACCTCCGGTGTGCAGGGCATGCGGTTCAACGAGGACGACCGGCTGCTGTCGCTCAACGTGGTCCAGGAGGGCACGTATCTGCTGGTGGCGACGTCCGGCGGCTACGCGAAGCGCACCGCGATCGACGAGTACACCGTGCAGGGCCGCGGCGGCAAGGGCATCCTGACGATCCAGTACGACAAGCGCCGCGGCGCGCTGGTCGGGGCGCTGATCGTCGACGACGACAGTGAGCTCTACGCGATCACCTCCGGGGGCGGGGTCATCCGCACCACCGCGCGGCAGGTGCGCAAGGCCGGCCGCCAGACCAAGGGCGTTCGGTTGATGAACCTCGGCGAGGGCGACACACTGATAGCGATCGCCCGCAATGCCGAGGAGTCCGAGGACTTCGATCCGGCAGCCGATGGCGAGTAA